In a genomic window of Deltaproteobacteria bacterium:
- a CDS encoding quinone oxidoreductase, protein MTQETPVDSESPTMRAVVIERTGGPEVLAVREASIPDPGPGEVRIRVEAAGVNFADVMTRAGRYLGQPDLPFVPGVETAGTVDAVGECVAHLREGDRVCATHSGGGYAEYAIAREGAVIALGERLDLATAAGLPVAGMTAYHLSHTVAPPPDGGTAVVYAAAGGVGSLLCQLLRRSGSRVIGLVGDDEKAAFARGLGADDTVVYSRESISERVLEMTGGRGADVIYNCVGERTLEGDLAGVATFGTIVMYGQAAGPPSPKGLYVALMRAFMKSPALRLYHLFSSMTAAHAEHEAGAERMIVWLASGEIHLPIHRVYALDEVALAHADIEARRTRGKLLIAP, encoded by the coding sequence ATGACGCAAGAAACGCCGGTCGATTCCGAAAGCCCGACCATGCGCGCGGTCGTCATCGAGCGCACCGGCGGCCCCGAGGTCCTCGCCGTGCGCGAAGCGTCGATCCCCGACCCCGGGCCCGGCGAGGTGCGGATTCGCGTCGAGGCGGCGGGCGTGAATTTCGCCGACGTCATGACGCGCGCGGGGCGCTATCTCGGGCAGCCCGACCTGCCGTTCGTTCCGGGCGTCGAGACCGCGGGCACGGTCGACGCCGTGGGTGAATGCGTCGCGCATCTGCGCGAAGGCGACCGCGTATGCGCCACGCACTCCGGCGGGGGCTACGCCGAGTATGCGATCGCGCGCGAGGGCGCGGTAATTGCGCTCGGCGAGCGTCTCGATCTCGCGACGGCGGCGGGCCTGCCCGTGGCGGGCATGACGGCGTATCACCTCTCGCACACGGTCGCGCCGCCGCCTGACGGCGGAACGGCGGTGGTGTACGCCGCGGCGGGCGGCGTGGGATCGCTGCTGTGCCAATTGCTGCGGCGGTCCGGCTCGCGCGTGATCGGTCTCGTGGGCGACGACGAAAAGGCCGCGTTCGCGCGCGGACTCGGCGCGGACGATACCGTTGTGTATTCGCGCGAAAGCATTTCGGAACGCGTGCTCGAGATGACCGGGGGACGCGGCGCGGACGTAATTTACAACTGCGTCGGCGAGCGAACGCTGGAAGGCGACCTCGCGGGCGTCGCGACCTTCGGCACGATCGTGATGTATGGTCAGGCGGCGGGCCCGCCGAGCCCCAAGGGGCTCTACGTCGCCCTCATGCGCGCGTTTATGAAGAGCCCGGCGCTGCGGCTCTACCACCTGTTTTCCAGCATGACCGCCGCACACGCCGAGCACGAAGCCGGAGCGGAGCGCATGATCGTGTGGCTCGCATCAGGCGAGATTCACTTGCCGATCCATCGGGTGTATGCGCTGGACGAGGTCGCCTTGGCGCACGCCGACATCGAGGCGCGGCGCACGCGGGGCAAGCTGCTGATCGCGCCGTGA
- the queF gene encoding preQ(1) synthase has product MATRKKAQAEYKPKYLGKPVKGPIDRVELIPWTGGEIRVRLDCAEFTSMCPVTGQPDFGALDIEYVPDCYLVETKSLKLFLQGYRDRRAFNEQIVAELSLTLFQQLRPLWLRVTGRYNRRGGIALTCAAEHGKQPDAWDLANDSAD; this is encoded by the coding sequence ATGGCGACGCGCAAAAAGGCGCAGGCCGAATATAAACCCAAGTACCTGGGAAAGCCGGTCAAAGGGCCGATCGACCGCGTGGAGCTGATCCCGTGGACCGGCGGCGAGATCCGCGTGCGTCTCGACTGCGCCGAATTCACCTCGATGTGCCCCGTGACCGGGCAGCCCGATTTCGGCGCGCTCGACATCGAGTACGTGCCCGATTGTTACCTCGTCGAGACAAAATCGCTGAAGCTGTTCCTGCAGGGTTATCGCGACCGCCGCGCCTTCAACGAGCAGATCGTCGCTGAGCTCTCCCTGACGCTCTTCCAGCAGCTTCGCCCGCTGTGGCTGCGCGTCACGGGACGATACAACCGACGCGGCGGAATCGCCCTGACGTGCGCCGCGGAGCACGGCAAGCAGCCCGACGCCTGGGATCTCGCGAACGATTCCGCCGACTGA
- a CDS encoding DUF134 domain-containing protein, translated as MCARPMKPRFCRCPWGGRAFKPTQTPMHALDKIPLAHDELEVLRLCDLLGKTQEEAGQEMGVSRGTVQRLATSARAKVARALVEGCALILGDSPITEEN; from the coding sequence ATGTGCGCCCGACCGATGAAACCCCGATTCTGCCGCTGCCCGTGGGGCGGTCGCGCCTTCAAACCGACGCAGACCCCGATGCACGCGCTCGACAAGATCCCTCTTGCCCACGACGAGCTCGAGGTGCTGCGGCTTTGCGATCTGCTCGGAAAAACACAGGAGGAAGCCGGGCAGGAGATGGGCGTTTCGCGCGGGACGGTTCAACGGTTGGCGACATCGGCTCGCGCCAAGGTCGCACGCGCACTGGTCGAAGGCTGCGCACTGATCCTGGGGGATTCCCCCATCACTGAGGAGAATTGA
- a CDS encoding NifB/NifX family molybdenum-iron cluster-binding protein: MNICIPVEQDNGLDSAVCAHFGSAPFFLMVDTDTQACRAIPNRNQHHAHGMCQPLAALAGEHPDAIVVGGIGRGALMRLVEGGLRVYRAAPGTARQLTEALIAGRLAPMSELETCGGHGHAHQHGHGQMSS, from the coding sequence ATGAATATCTGTATTCCGGTCGAACAGGACAACGGTCTCGACAGCGCGGTTTGCGCGCACTTCGGCTCCGCGCCGTTTTTCCTCATGGTCGATACCGACACGCAGGCATGCCGCGCGATTCCCAATCGCAATCAGCATCACGCGCACGGGATGTGCCAGCCGCTCGCGGCACTCGCCGGCGAGCATCCCGACGCGATCGTCGTCGGCGGAATCGGCCGCGGCGCGTTGATGCGCCTGGTCGAAGGTGGTCTGCGCGTATACCGGGCTGCTCCGGGGACGGCTCGACAACTCACCGAGGCGCTGATCGCCGGGCGGCTCGCTCCGATGAGCGAATTGGAGACGTGTGGCGGGCACGGGCATGCGCATCAACACGGGCACGGCCAGATGTCGTCGTAG